One segment of Acidianus sp. HS-5 DNA contains the following:
- a CDS encoding ATP-binding protein, which produces MTITIDFFTDKERSDPSLLFNRETEIKEGLNYLLNEGFLLIEGLRRTGKSSLALSLAKITSVKTLAERYGVPSFYYPIIISLEGVNSTEELVNTIINSIISNYSWALLNNSTITDEVKKLINSVKELLSSYKGYQFNLNTPLLGGGIGKNEGKVFIPLNFRSLLDFLYNFNVLVIFDEFQIINRWKDKESFIEDLKYAYDKLYKKVKIVVTGSVTYLKNYFSTEYKDVFHGREINGIWLDNFPINKAEEYLRLGLKFYSVNVDEYVIKSGVYNTFGNPAWLNYFGKYYVKTRDLQESLLKSYENMGSEAKKGLTSIRRVRKSEAYVNIVKILLQKGELTCYEISKNINLKIESCQKIAKTLESLGVIEKNNGKYSIRDPAYFSLFQPTFTELSCPKGDGGKLLLNDLAKLKYNSVELSCGHELLIKI; this is translated from the coding sequence ATGACAATTACAATTGATTTTTTCACAGATAAGGAAAGAAGTGATCCGAGCCTTCTTTTCAATAGGGAGACTGAAATTAAGGAAGGATTAAATTACCTTCTAAACGAAGGATTTTTACTTATAGAAGGTTTAAGAAGAACAGGCAAAAGTAGCTTAGCTTTAAGTTTAGCTAAGATTACTTCAGTAAAGACCTTGGCTGAAAGATACGGAGTTCCTTCTTTTTATTACCCAATAATTATTAGCCTGGAAGGCGTTAATAGTACAGAAGAATTAGTTAATACTATAATTAATTCAATAATAAGCAATTACTCATGGGCTTTATTGAATAATTCTACGATAACTGATGAAGTTAAAAAGCTGATTAACTCTGTTAAGGAGTTATTAAGCTCCTATAAAGGTTACCAATTTAATCTGAATACTCCATTATTAGGAGGAGGAATAGGAAAAAATGAGGGAAAAGTTTTCATACCGTTAAATTTTAGGTCTCTTTTAGACTTTCTTTATAATTTTAACGTTTTAGTGATTTTTGATGAGTTTCAGATAATTAATCGTTGGAAGGATAAGGAAAGTTTTATTGAAGATTTAAAATATGCATACGATAAGCTTTACAAAAAAGTGAAAATAGTAGTAACTGGTTCTGTAACTTATTTAAAGAACTATTTTTCTACGGAATATAAAGACGTCTTTCACGGGAGAGAAATTAATGGAATTTGGTTAGATAATTTTCCCATTAATAAGGCAGAAGAATACTTAAGGTTAGGCTTAAAATTTTATTCTGTCAATGTAGATGAGTACGTTATAAAGAGTGGAGTATATAACACGTTTGGCAATCCAGCTTGGTTAAATTACTTTGGAAAATATTATGTAAAAACTAGGGACTTACAAGAGTCTTTGCTCAAGTCATATGAAAATATGGGCTCAGAGGCTAAGAAAGGGTTAACGTCCATAAGGAGAGTAAGGAAAAGCGAGGCCTATGTTAATATAGTAAAAATTTTATTACAGAAAGGAGAATTAACTTGTTACGAAATTTCAAAAAATATTAATCTAAAGATAGAAAGTTGTCAAAAAATTGCTAAGACATTAGAGTCCCTAGGAGTTATAGAAAAGAATAACGGCAAGTACTCCATAAGAGATCCAGCTTACTTTTCTTTATTTCAACCAACTTTTACTGAACTTTCGTGCCCTAAAGGCGATGGTGGGAAATTATTATTAAACGATCTAGCAAAATTGAAGTACAACTCAGTAGAGTTAAGCTGCGGACATGAGCTATTAATAAAAATATGA
- a CDS encoding FAD-dependent oxidoreductase: MSFDADVIIVGGGLSGLSAGITAVREGLNVILLERGDYSGAKNVSGGRMYIHALKKLIPDALEKAPLERPITKETFEIFCGNRKITFSFEEKDKKNSFSVLRAKFDRWLASEAENLGLLISYSTLVLNAYREGGGITLETNRGTLKAPLIIDASGVTSVVFRMLGLRKFTPDKWMLGVKEIIKADVNLPENEGEVRTIVGEIKGVKGGGFVYTNKDTLSVGMAVTFDSLPKSEFPAKDLVEAFKERIEIEGEILEYSAHAIPYYGFKNLPPLYDKNLIAAGDSAGFLINDGFTIRGMDLAIGSGMIAGLASKKIVESRNFSNTEIYYEMLKDSFVLKHLELAYNRFELINSPSTFSTYPEILCNVLSDMFTVEENRDTLINDVIYRLKEKGIPLSQVVRDLWKAVK, translated from the coding sequence GTGAGCTTTGACGCTGATGTAATTATTGTAGGAGGAGGACTTTCCGGTCTTTCCGCAGGAATAACTGCCGTGAGAGAAGGGTTAAACGTAATCCTCTTGGAGAGAGGAGATTACAGTGGGGCAAAGAACGTTTCAGGAGGAAGAATGTACATACATGCTTTGAAAAAGCTTATTCCAGACGCGCTTGAAAAAGCACCTTTAGAGAGGCCTATAACTAAGGAAACTTTTGAAATCTTTTGCGGAAATAGGAAAATAACTTTCTCGTTTGAGGAAAAAGATAAGAAAAATAGCTTTTCGGTATTGAGGGCTAAGTTTGATAGATGGTTGGCTTCTGAGGCTGAAAATTTAGGTTTATTAATTTCCTATTCAACGCTAGTGCTCAATGCTTATAGAGAAGGCGGAGGAATAACTTTAGAGACAAACAGAGGGACTTTAAAAGCCCCACTAATTATTGACGCTTCAGGAGTCACTTCGGTAGTCTTCAGAATGCTTGGACTAAGGAAATTTACTCCAGATAAATGGATGTTGGGAGTAAAAGAGATAATAAAGGCTGACGTTAATTTACCGGAAAATGAAGGAGAAGTTAGGACAATAGTGGGGGAAATAAAAGGAGTTAAAGGTGGAGGCTTTGTTTATACTAATAAGGATACATTATCTGTAGGTATGGCAGTAACTTTTGATTCCCTTCCTAAATCTGAATTCCCAGCAAAGGATCTAGTTGAAGCGTTTAAGGAAAGGATAGAAATTGAAGGAGAAATACTGGAATATTCTGCTCACGCTATTCCTTACTACGGTTTTAAGAACTTGCCACCGTTATACGATAAAAATCTAATTGCGGCAGGAGACTCTGCAGGTTTTCTAATTAATGACGGTTTCACAATAAGGGGAATGGATTTAGCAATAGGCTCTGGAATGATTGCAGGACTTGCATCAAAAAAGATTGTAGAGAGTAGGAATTTCTCAAACACTGAGATTTACTATGAAATGCTTAAGGATAGTTTCGTGCTTAAGCATTTGGAATTAGCTTATAATCGTTTTGAGCTGATTAATTCTCCTTCAACATTTTCAACTTATCCAGAGATTTTATGTAACGTATTATCTGACATGTTTACAGTTGAGGAGAATAGAGATACGCTAATTAATGACGTAATATATAGATTAAAAGAAAAAGGAATCCCACTAAGCCAGGTGGTGAGGGATTTATGGAAGGCAGTAAAATAG
- a CDS encoding purine-nucleoside phosphorylase: MALITAKTGDLGEKAIIVGNLQRMKTVSSLLEDSKLVSEFAGYYTYVGKYKGEKLSVVFHGIGIPSLTLVTHDLVNLGVKEIIRFGSATGLKDVKPGEVVVPIGYSYNLGGTFYQYLNGEFTSYALTPDYELLNKVVNNLKAKNLNVRVGNVFTSDALFTHSKEFLEKLSARNHIAVELEGAGLYFLANLLGFKAVSVHLIYRSANGDSMRSEDINKTEKVIAEALLESL; this comes from the coding sequence ATGGCTCTCATAACCGCGAAAACGGGAGATCTAGGAGAAAAGGCAATAATTGTAGGTAACCTTCAAAGAATGAAGACAGTAAGCAGTTTACTGGAAGACTCCAAGTTAGTAAGTGAATTTGCTGGATACTACACTTACGTAGGGAAATATAAGGGAGAAAAATTAAGCGTAGTATTTCACGGTATAGGAATACCTTCATTAACTTTAGTAACTCACGATCTAGTTAACTTAGGAGTAAAAGAGATTATAAGGTTTGGTTCAGCTACGGGATTAAAAGATGTTAAGCCTGGAGAAGTAGTCGTACCAATAGGATATTCCTATAATTTAGGAGGAACATTCTATCAATATCTGAACGGAGAATTTACTTCTTATGCACTAACTCCAGACTACGAACTACTGAACAAGGTTGTAAATAACTTAAAAGCGAAGAACCTCAACGTAAGAGTAGGTAACGTATTTACTAGCGATGCTCTCTTTACTCATAGTAAGGAATTTCTGGAAAAATTATCAGCTAGAAACCATATAGCAGTTGAATTAGAAGGTGCCGGACTATACTTCTTAGCAAACCTTCTAGGGTTCAAAGCAGTTTCAGTACATCTGATTTACAGGAGTGCTAACGGAGATAGCATGAGGTCCGAAGATATAAATAAGACAGAGAAAGTTATAGCGGAAGCGTTATTAGAAAGCCTATAA
- a CDS encoding APC family permease, with protein sequence MAKAKDFGAESDQKLSKSLNKMELFYIGLGGIIGSGWLFATLYATEDAGGASILSWIIGGILIAFIALAYAEISSAIPKSGGIARYPHYTHGGLVGFIMTWAYLISTSISAAAEATASVTYLSSLIPSLACKGVLTPLGIGIDYVFLVAFFFINYFGVKFLGRVSHGVGWWKLLIPSATIVILLVLYFHPSNFTVDFMPSSSYTCHGYGGFSAVLFAIPNAGILFSYLGFRQPIDYSGEAKNPKKNLPFAVIGSLSVGIVIYVLLQVVFIGGLNWSALGVSTGDWKALASTPLPNGPFFCLFRESKVFGLVFLIFYAWSIILLLDAVVSPSGTGWIYMGTASRTIYAFSANGYLPEVFLRIGKTRVPIFSLILTLIIGSIFLLPFPAWVTLTSILSSASVFTYMMGGIGMATLRRLAPDLCRPYVAPAGKILAPLATLSAGLLVYWSGFTILFYVVTAIFIGLPLFFSYYAHKILEVKKSVTLTLGIADLILIPLASYYYLIQSSYLTVNNTVAFAVYLISMVAIVFSNVTVVYLHSSEEGKEEIKAGIWLISFIFTMLVLSYLGGFGPADLIPFPEDTIVIGIVTLIFHFIAVKSGIKTKALGELKSSVSTSQ encoded by the coding sequence ATGGCGAAGGCTAAAGACTTTGGTGCGGAATCTGATCAAAAATTGAGTAAATCTTTAAACAAAATGGAGCTTTTTTATATTGGCTTAGGAGGAATTATAGGTTCTGGTTGGCTATTTGCAACATTATATGCCACAGAAGATGCAGGAGGTGCATCAATCTTATCTTGGATAATTGGTGGTATACTTATTGCGTTTATTGCGTTAGCTTATGCTGAAATAAGTTCAGCAATACCTAAGTCCGGAGGAATAGCCAGATATCCTCATTATACTCATGGAGGGTTAGTAGGTTTTATCATGACCTGGGCTTATTTAATTTCCACATCAATTTCTGCAGCAGCTGAGGCAACTGCTTCGGTGACTTACTTGTCTTCTCTCATTCCTTCATTAGCTTGTAAAGGTGTTTTAACTCCTTTAGGAATAGGAATAGACTACGTGTTCCTAGTAGCTTTCTTCTTCATAAACTACTTTGGAGTAAAATTCCTTGGTAGAGTATCTCACGGAGTTGGGTGGTGGAAGTTGTTAATTCCTTCTGCGACTATCGTTATCCTTCTAGTCTTATATTTCCATCCATCAAACTTTACAGTGGATTTCATGCCTTCCTCATCTTATACTTGTCACGGCTACGGAGGATTTTCCGCAGTACTTTTTGCAATTCCCAACGCTGGGATACTCTTTTCTTACCTAGGTTTTAGGCAACCTATAGATTATTCTGGAGAAGCTAAAAATCCGAAGAAGAACCTACCTTTCGCAGTTATAGGCTCTCTCTCTGTAGGCATAGTCATTTACGTACTTTTGCAGGTAGTATTTATAGGAGGATTAAACTGGTCTGCACTAGGAGTTTCTACAGGAGACTGGAAGGCTTTAGCTTCAACACCTCTCCCAAATGGACCTTTCTTCTGCTTATTTAGGGAGTCCAAGGTTTTCGGTCTTGTGTTCTTAATATTCTATGCATGGTCCATAATCTTGCTTTTAGATGCAGTAGTTTCTCCTAGCGGTACTGGGTGGATATACATGGGAACAGCGTCTAGAACAATTTACGCATTCTCAGCTAACGGTTACTTGCCGGAGGTCTTTTTGAGGATAGGAAAAACTAGAGTTCCAATATTTTCTCTCATACTTACTTTAATAATAGGCTCGATATTCCTTTTACCTTTCCCAGCATGGGTAACATTGACTTCAATACTTTCCTCAGCTTCAGTATTCACTTACATGATGGGAGGAATAGGCATGGCGACCTTAAGGAGGTTAGCTCCAGATTTGTGCAGACCTTACGTTGCACCTGCCGGTAAAATATTAGCTCCTTTAGCAACTCTCTCAGCTGGTCTTTTAGTTTACTGGTCCGGTTTCACTATACTTTTCTATGTAGTAACTGCAATATTTATAGGATTACCATTATTCTTCAGTTATTATGCCCACAAAATCCTTGAGGTAAAGAAAAGTGTAACGCTAACTTTAGGTATTGCTGACCTCATTCTGATACCTTTAGCTTCTTATTACTACTTAATACAGAGTAGTTACCTTACCGTGAACAACACTGTTGCATTTGCAGTATACTTAATTTCAATGGTGGCAATTGTCTTTAGTAATGTAACTGTAGTTTATTTACACTCCTCAGAAGAAGGAAAAGAAGAAATTAAAGCAGGGATTTGGTTAATATCATTCATTTTCACAATGCTTGTGCTATCTTACTTAGGAGGCTTCGGTCCTGCAGATCTTATACCTTTCCCTGAAGATACTATAGTTATAGGAATAGTTACGTTGATCTTTCATTTTATAGCAGTAAAAAGTGGGATAAAAACTAAGGCTTTAGGAGAGCTAAAAAGCAGTGTGTCTACTTCACAGTAA
- a CDS encoding radical SAM protein, with translation MIPISVMVSDTGTVSFKIKGHYGKDSPSKFSDVFRPIVTWNLTYKCNLRCLHCYINAAPNALDGLSTEEALNLVDQMEEIGIPMIIMSGGEPLMRRDFFTIASYASNKGIKLSLSTNGTLINENIAKKLKELGFVYVGISLDSYSPEFHDKFRGVQGAFNLAIRGIKNALNSGLNVGLRFTLTKENILDIDNYMELALKLGVSRITFYHLSASGRGKDLKDWMYTPEEYKIFIDKILEYARKLKGKIEIETTLGTFDGIYIAKYLNDEKLLDFVKTTGGCGRKMISIYPNGDVFPCQFIDFVKLGNVKEKPLKEILKSIPDVFVNTEKYLKGEKCGTCKYKEYCKGGDRSRAHYWDGSIYGDDPLCPLRELHI, from the coding sequence ATGATACCAATAAGCGTAATGGTTTCAGATACTGGAACTGTTTCCTTTAAGATTAAAGGACATTACGGTAAGGATTCACCAAGCAAGTTTAGTGACGTATTTAGACCTATAGTAACTTGGAATTTAACTTACAAATGTAATTTACGTTGCCTTCATTGTTACATTAATGCTGCACCTAATGCCCTGGATGGACTAAGTACTGAGGAAGCGCTGAACCTAGTTGACCAAATGGAGGAAATAGGCATACCTATGATAATAATGAGTGGAGGAGAACCCTTAATGAGGAGGGACTTCTTCACCATTGCTTCTTACGCATCAAATAAGGGAATTAAGCTTTCATTATCCACTAACGGGACATTAATAAACGAGAACATAGCAAAGAAGTTAAAAGAACTAGGCTTCGTTTATGTTGGAATAAGCTTAGATAGTTATTCTCCGGAATTTCACGATAAATTTAGAGGAGTCCAAGGTGCTTTTAACCTGGCTATAAGAGGAATAAAGAATGCATTAAATTCAGGATTAAATGTAGGATTAAGGTTTACTTTAACTAAGGAAAACATACTGGACATAGATAATTACATGGAACTTGCTCTAAAGCTGGGAGTTTCAAGAATAACATTTTACCACCTTTCAGCAAGCGGGAGGGGCAAAGATCTAAAGGATTGGATGTACACTCCAGAGGAATATAAGATCTTCATAGATAAGATACTTGAGTATGCAAGAAAATTAAAAGGAAAAATAGAGATAGAAACCACTTTAGGTACTTTCGATGGAATTTACATTGCCAAGTATTTAAATGATGAGAAACTGCTTGATTTCGTTAAAACTACCGGAGGTTGCGGTAGGAAAATGATATCAATTTATCCCAACGGTGACGTATTCCCTTGCCAATTCATTGATTTCGTTAAACTCGGTAACGTTAAAGAAAAACCACTAAAGGAAATCTTAAAGAGCATTCCGGACGTCTTCGTTAATACAGAGAAGTACTTGAAAGGTGAAAAGTGCGGAACTTGTAAGTATAAAGAATACTGTAAAGGAGGAGATAGGAGTAGAGCGCATTACTGGGACGGAAGCATTTACGGAGATGATCCATTATGTCCTTTGAGAGAGCTCCACATTTAA
- a CDS encoding 4Fe-4S dicluster domain-containing protein, which produces MVPLLKRLGLNTYNVDKKPHIEVNTDICINCKDKPCTLSCPAGTYEALPDGRIAVHYERCLECGGALVICPFGAIKFRFPEGGISYRYG; this is translated from the coding sequence ATAGTTCCTCTTTTGAAGAGGCTAGGATTAAATACTTATAATGTAGATAAAAAGCCCCATATAGAAGTTAATACTGACATTTGCATTAACTGTAAGGATAAGCCGTGTACGTTATCATGTCCAGCAGGAACTTATGAGGCTTTGCCAGACGGAAGAATTGCTGTACATTATGAAAGATGCTTAGAATGTGGTGGTGCATTAGTTATTTGTCCGTTCGGGGCTATCAAATTTAGGTTTCCAGAAGGAGGAATATCTTACAGGTATGGATAA
- a CDS encoding electron transfer flavoprotein subunit beta/FixA family protein: protein MNIVALFKIVPDDTLIKISGNSIDLNVPYKISTYDKNAIEEAIRIKEKYGGKAYGITAGIVDRKTIREALAMGLDEVISIDMKEMDVMTTAEAIVEEVNQIKPDLIVAGESTTDSSGSVLPSYLAAMLNYPIITYAKSIAIEGDKVRVEKNLSTLSEIVETQMPVVISVVGEINTPRIPTVKQILESSKKPVKSLSFNKTPNVKVISVSPYVIQRKKIIIEGKMDEAVDKLLSYLRGDGIL from the coding sequence ATGAATATCGTAGCGTTATTTAAAATAGTTCCAGACGATACTTTAATAAAAATAAGCGGAAATTCCATTGACCTTAATGTTCCTTACAAGATAAGCACTTACGATAAGAACGCTATTGAAGAGGCAATTAGAATAAAGGAAAAATATGGTGGGAAAGCTTACGGGATTACTGCTGGAATTGTTGATAGGAAGACAATAAGGGAAGCTTTAGCAATGGGGCTTGACGAGGTCATTTCAATAGATATGAAGGAAATGGACGTAATGACTACTGCTGAGGCAATCGTTGAGGAAGTAAACCAGATTAAACCGGACTTAATCGTTGCAGGAGAAAGTACTACAGACAGTAGTGGGAGCGTCCTTCCTTCCTATTTGGCTGCAATGCTCAATTATCCTATTATAACTTATGCAAAGTCAATAGCAATAGAAGGGGATAAAGTAAGGGTTGAGAAGAACTTGAGTACATTAAGCGAGATAGTTGAAACCCAAATGCCAGTAGTAATTTCTGTAGTTGGAGAAATAAATACTCCAAGAATTCCAACAGTCAAGCAGATATTGGAATCGTCAAAAAAGCCAGTAAAATCCTTAAGCTTTAATAAAACTCCAAACGTAAAGGTTATTAGCGTTTCTCCTTACGTGATTCAAAGGAAGAAGATAATCATTGAGGGCAAAATGGATGAGGCAGTTGATAAGTTATTATCCTACTTAAGGGGTGACGGTATATTATGA
- a CDS encoding electron transfer flavoprotein subunit alpha/FixB family protein has product MMVVIYSEDPEIIKVGTSYFPNEHTIGITTKEVKYTDELYVIDKIDEEFISNFIASLKPDVVIVGNSKRDKTVAGYVAGLLKVPIIPEVIDIEGNKAKRVVYSGMGIAEIEFSYPAVVIIERKEVQVNEKNTKINKVEVKEERVKLVEEKSKGEQGVNLSTAEIIVSVGRGIGSKDNVKYAEELANALGAALGGSRPVTAELGWLPEDRQIGLSGNKVKPKLYIALGISGQPQHLAGIKDAKIIVAVNKDKNAPIVENADYTIVGDAIEFCKVMTEKVKNK; this is encoded by the coding sequence ATGATGGTAGTAATATATTCTGAGGACCCAGAAATTATAAAAGTTGGGACAAGTTACTTCCCTAATGAACATACCATAGGAATAACAACAAAGGAAGTAAAATACACAGATGAACTTTACGTCATTGATAAAATTGACGAGGAATTCATAAGCAACTTCATAGCCTCATTAAAACCAGATGTTGTAATAGTGGGAAACTCTAAGAGAGATAAGACAGTTGCAGGTTACGTTGCAGGTCTCCTAAAGGTTCCTATTATTCCCGAAGTCATAGACATTGAAGGAAATAAGGCAAAAAGGGTAGTTTACAGCGGTATGGGAATTGCTGAAATAGAATTCTCTTACCCTGCGGTAGTTATTATAGAGAGGAAAGAAGTGCAAGTTAACGAGAAGAATACAAAGATTAACAAAGTGGAAGTAAAGGAAGAGAGAGTTAAGCTCGTTGAAGAGAAAAGCAAAGGAGAACAAGGAGTTAATCTATCAACTGCGGAAATAATAGTATCGGTTGGGAGAGGAATAGGATCTAAAGATAACGTAAAATATGCTGAAGAACTTGCAAATGCATTAGGTGCAGCATTGGGAGGAAGCAGACCGGTAACTGCAGAACTAGGTTGGTTACCGGAAGATAGACAGATAGGCCTTTCAGGGAATAAAGTAAAACCTAAGCTTTACATAGCCTTAGGAATTTCAGGCCAACCGCAACACTTGGCAGGAATAAAGGATGCAAAGATTATAGTTGCAGTTAATAAGGATAAAAACGCACCAATAGTCGAAAACGCTGATTATACTATAGTAGGTGATGCAATAGAGTTCTGCAAAGTAATGACTGAAAAGGTGAAAAACAAGTGA
- a CDS encoding sulfite exporter TauE/SafE family protein encodes MIPIWLLIIIGIAVGALTGITGSSGVLIVVPALSYLGLSFQDAIGSSLLVDVITTLSVIFVYFRHGNVDSKISIILGLGAVVGAQVGSAIAFVVPDEALESVFVIFTAYMAYVSFKRSRNPKLNIKRLNLKTASYVVAPSLAFLIGIVTGTMGASGGIMFIAVMMLLFSIDVKRMIGTATLAMLFSAISGATAYAISGRSDIIASVIIGVTALISGYYFAKLANKMKPSYIYIFLGSVFVITSISELFKVI; translated from the coding sequence ATGATCCCTATCTGGCTTCTTATAATTATAGGCATTGCCGTTGGAGCTTTGACCGGAATTACCGGTTCTAGTGGAGTTTTAATAGTAGTTCCTGCTCTTTCATATTTAGGTTTATCATTTCAAGATGCAATAGGAAGTAGTTTGCTAGTTGACGTTATAACTACGCTTTCAGTAATTTTCGTTTACTTTAGGCACGGTAATGTTGATTCTAAAATTTCCATTATTTTAGGTCTTGGAGCTGTAGTAGGTGCTCAAGTTGGTTCAGCAATAGCTTTTGTTGTCCCTGATGAAGCACTTGAATCAGTCTTTGTTATATTCACTGCATATATGGCTTACGTTTCCTTTAAGAGGTCGAGAAATCCTAAGCTGAATATAAAGAGGCTTAATTTAAAGACAGCATCTTACGTTGTAGCACCTTCACTTGCATTCTTAATAGGGATTGTTACTGGAACTATGGGAGCTAGCGGAGGAATAATGTTCATTGCAGTGATGATGTTACTCTTTTCAATAGACGTAAAGAGGATGATAGGCACTGCAACTTTAGCAATGTTATTTTCAGCAATAAGCGGTGCAACTGCTTATGCAATATCAGGAAGGTCGGATATAATAGCCTCTGTGATAATAGGTGTAACAGCACTGATTTCTGGTTATTATTTTGCTAAATTAGCAAATAAGATGAAGCCTTCATACATCTACATTTTCCTGGGTAGTGTTTTCGTTATAACGTCAATAAGTGAATTATTTAAGGTCATTTAA
- a CDS encoding TIGR04053 family radical SAM/SPASM domain-containing protein: protein MSFERAPHLIFWEVTKACPLACKHCRANAIQNPLPGELTTEEGKRLLEEIATFGKVVVVFTGGDPLSRKDIFELMEYAKQLGLVTSIAPAPSHRLNADTIRKIKEAGVTYMSVSLDGAKPETHDWLRGLTSYKYAINGIKEGLRQGLQVQVNTVVWKGSYPELPQIAKLLHDLGVKVWEVFFLIPVGRGTAEMDIPKEDYKKVVNFLLEVSKYNIVVRTVEGPFFRRAKLEYPKGFEENELIEELMRLLGKPLKDKVDKAVMPTRDGSGVIFISYDGEIYPSGFLPLSLGNVKRDDIVKVYRESQLLKLIKEGKLKGKCGACSYVNVCGGSRARAYAVYEDPLAEDPACPY from the coding sequence ATGTCCTTTGAGAGAGCTCCACATTTAATCTTCTGGGAAGTAACTAAAGCTTGTCCTTTAGCTTGCAAACATTGTAGGGCTAACGCAATACAGAATCCCTTGCCGGGAGAATTAACTACAGAAGAAGGAAAGAGATTGTTAGAAGAAATAGCGACTTTCGGTAAGGTAGTTGTAGTATTTACCGGAGGAGACCCGCTGAGCAGAAAAGATATCTTTGAATTAATGGAATACGCAAAACAGCTAGGGCTAGTGACGTCAATAGCGCCTGCCCCTTCGCATAGGTTAAATGCAGATACGATAAGGAAAATTAAAGAAGCAGGAGTAACTTACATGTCAGTAAGCCTTGATGGTGCTAAGCCAGAAACTCACGACTGGTTGAGAGGTTTAACTAGTTATAAATACGCAATAAATGGTATAAAGGAAGGATTAAGACAAGGTCTACAAGTTCAAGTAAACACGGTAGTCTGGAAGGGAAGTTACCCGGAGTTACCTCAAATTGCAAAACTCCTCCATGACCTGGGAGTAAAAGTATGGGAAGTATTCTTCCTTATTCCCGTTGGCAGAGGAACTGCTGAGATGGATATTCCAAAGGAAGATTACAAGAAAGTTGTTAATTTCCTGCTGGAAGTTAGCAAGTATAACATTGTTGTTAGAACTGTTGAAGGACCGTTCTTTAGGAGGGCAAAGTTAGAATATCCCAAGGGGTTTGAAGAAAATGAGCTTATTGAAGAGTTGATGAGGTTATTAGGAAAGCCTCTTAAGGATAAAGTTGACAAAGCTGTAATGCCTACTAGGGATGGTTCTGGTGTTATATTTATATCTTACGATGGAGAAATTTATCCAAGCGGATTTCTACCTCTATCCTTAGGTAATGTTAAAAGAGATGATATAGTTAAAGTCTACAGAGAGTCCCAGCTTCTGAAACTTATAAAGGAAGGAAAATTAAAAGGAAAGTGTGGAGCCTGTAGCTACGTAAACGTCTGCGGAGGTAGCAGAGCTAGGGCTTACGCAGTTTATGAAGATCCTTTAGCAGAAGATCCCGCGTGCCCATATTAG
- a CDS encoding BtpA/SgcQ family protein, which translates to MKKPLIIGMIHLPPLPGSPNNKMSLDEIVNYAVAEAQKLQEAGVDGVIVENLGDYPFFKDNIPPITTASMSIIVREVRKNFYFDMVGVNVLRNGCIDAFSIAHVTGSQFIRCNVLIGAYVTDQGIIEGRAAELLRLKRFLNSKVMIFADIHVKHAYPLYNLPIELAAQDLAERGGADAVIVSGTRSSIPPSIENVKKVKEAVNLPVIMGSGISLENFRDFCKLADGLIIGEKDFKEGGVIGGPSKKEAYEYLVKECRQK; encoded by the coding sequence ATGAAAAAGCCCCTCATTATAGGTATGATTCATTTGCCTCCTCTTCCTGGGTCTCCTAATAATAAAATGAGCTTAGATGAGATAGTTAATTATGCTGTAGCTGAAGCTCAAAAACTCCAAGAGGCAGGAGTTGACGGAGTAATAGTTGAGAACTTAGGAGATTATCCCTTCTTCAAGGACAATATTCCACCAATTACTACAGCCTCAATGAGCATCATTGTTAGGGAAGTTAGGAAGAACTTCTATTTTGATATGGTTGGAGTAAACGTTCTTAGGAATGGCTGTATTGACGCGTTTTCTATTGCCCATGTTACTGGCTCACAGTTCATAAGGTGTAATGTACTTATAGGTGCTTACGTTACAGATCAAGGAATAATAGAAGGTAGAGCGGCAGAGCTTCTAAGGCTGAAGAGGTTCTTAAATTCCAAAGTAATGATATTTGCGGACATTCACGTTAAGCATGCGTATCCTTTATATAATTTGCCAATAGAACTAGCTGCCCAAGATTTGGCAGAGAGGGGAGGTGCTGACGCTGTAATAGTATCCGGCACTAGGAGTTCAATTCCGCCTTCAATTGAGAACGTAAAGAAAGTCAAAGAAGCTGTTAATCTACCGGTTATCATGGGTAGCGGGATTTCCTTAGAAAACTTTAGAGATTTCTGTAAGTTAGCAGACGGTTTAATAATAGGAGAAAAAGACTTTAAGGAAGGAGGAGTTATTGGAGGCCCTAGCAAGAAGGAAGCTTATGAATATTTAGTAAAGGAATGTAGGCAAAAGTAA